One window of the Triticum dicoccoides isolate Atlit2015 ecotype Zavitan chromosome 3B, WEW_v2.0, whole genome shotgun sequence genome contains the following:
- the LOC119278725 gene encoding probable glucomannan 4-beta-mannosyltransferase 11, which produces MAGAGEEVMAAAAGVWAEVPVRVDWAAVAAQCAWAGMQARAFLVVPAIRLLVLLSLAMTVMILLEKVFVAAVCFAAKAFGHRPERRYQWRPIAAGAAAAARGDEEAGVGGGGSAAFPVVLVQIPMYNEREVYKLSIGAACALEWPAERVVIQVLDDSTDPVVKDLVEIECQRWKGKGVNIKYEVRGNRKGYKAGALKEGLKHDYVQECEFIAMFDADFQPESDFLLRTVPFLVHNPDIALVQTRWKFVNSDECLLTRFQEMSLDYHFKFEQEAGSIVYSFFGFNGTAGVWRIAAIDDAGGWKDRTTVEDMDLAVRTALKGWKFVYVGAVKVRSELPSTFKAYRFQQHRWSCGPANLFKKMLVEILESKKVSFWSKLHLLYDFFFVGKIAAHTVTFIYYCFAIPLSVFFPEIQIPLWGVVYVPTVITLCKALGSPSSFHLVILWVLFENVMSLHRIRAAVTGLLDAGRVNEWVVTEKLGDANKTKPAMEVLDAVKVIDVELTTPLVPKLKKRRIRLWDKYNCSEIFVGTCIIISGFYDLFYANKGYYIYLFIQGLAFLVVGFEYIGTRPPTPSAG; this is translated from the exons ATGGCCGGCGCTGGCGAGGAggtcatggcggcggcggcgggggtgtgGGCGGAGGTGCCGGTGCGGGTGGACTGGGCGGCCGTGGCGGCGCAATGCGCGTGGGCCGGCATGCAGGCGCGGGCGTTCCTGGTGGTGCCGGCCATCCGGCTGCTGGTGCTCCTCTCGCTGGCCATGACCGTCATGATCCTGCTCGAGAAGGTCTTCGTCGCCGCCGTCTGCTTCGCCGCCAAGGCCTTCGGCCACCGGCCCGAGCGCCGGTACCAGTGGCGGCCCATCGCCGCCGGCGCTGCTGCCGCGGCCAGGGGGGACGAGGaggccggcgtcggcggcggcggcagcgcggcgtTCCCCGTGGTGCTGGTGCAGATCCCCATGTACAACGAGCGGGAG GTGTACAAGCTGTCGATCGGGGCGGCGTGTGCGCTGGAGTGGCCGGCGGAGCGCGTGGTGATCCAGGTGCTGGACGACTCCACGGACCCCGTTGTGAAG GACCTGGTGGAGATCGAGTGCCAGAGGTGGAAGGGCAAGGGCGTGAACATCAAGTACGAGGTGAGGGGGAACCGCAAGGGGTACAAGGCCGGCGCGCTCAAGGAGGGGCTCAAGCACGACTACGTGCAGGAATGCGAGTTCATCGCCATGTTCGACGCCGACTTCCAGCCCGAGTCCGACTTCCTCCTCCGCACCGTCCCCTTCCTCGTCCACAACCCCGACATCGCCCTCGTCCAGACCCGCTGGAAGTTCG TTAACTCGGATGAGTGCTTGCTGACGAGGTTCCAGGAGATGTCTCTGGACTACCATTTCAAGTTCGAGCAGGAGGCCGGGTCCATAGTCTACTCGTTTTTCGGCTTCAACG GGACCGCCGGTGTCTGGAGGATCGCGGCGATCGACGACGCCGGGGGGTGGAAGGACCGGACGACGGTGGAGGACATGGACCTGGCTGTTCGCACCGCGCTCAAGGGCTGGAAGTTCGTGTATGTTGGCGCCGTAAAA GTCAGGAGTGAGCTGCCAAGCACATTCAAGGCGTACCGATTCCAGCAGCACAGGTGGTCATGTGGACCTGCAAACCTGTTCAAGAAAATGTTGGTAGAGATTCTAGAGAGCAAG AAAGTGTCATTTTGGAGCAAGCTCCACCTGTTGTACGACTTCTTCTTCGTCGGCAAGATCGCTGCCCATACGGTGACGTTCATCTACTACTGCTTCGCGATCCCGTTGTCCGTTTTCTTCCCTGAGATTCAGATACCTCTCTGGGGTGTGGTCTACGTTCCAACCGTTATCACCCTCTGCAAGGCTCTTGGATCACCAAG TTCATTTCATCTGGTGATCCTCTGGGTCCTCTTTGAGAATGTGATGTCGTTGCACCGGATAAGAGCGGCGGTAACCGGTCTTCTAGACGCCGGGCGAGTCAATGAGTGGGTTGTCACTGAGAAATTAGGAGATGCCAACAAGACAAAGCCAGCCATGGAAGTGTTAGATGCTGTGAAGGTGATAGATGTTGAGCTAACGACGCCCCTAGTGCCAAAGCTCAAGAAGAGGAGAATAAGATTATGGGACAA GTACAACTGCTCAGAGATTTTTGTTGGGACCTGCATAATTATAAGTGGTTTCTACGATTTGTTCTACGCAAACAAAGGGTACTACATCTACCTCTTCATTCAAGGCCTAGCATTCCTCGTCGTCGGTTTTGAGTATATCGGCACACGCCCTCCCACTCCCAGCGCCGGATAA